The following proteins come from a genomic window of Candidatus Schekmanbacteria bacterium:
- the rpsU gene encoding 30S ribosomal protein S21, whose translation MYLGNVLFKIEVNGNLEKALGKMKREFKKGNILNEIKKKSFYEKPSEKKRRKKREAKRKMQKKLAELS comes from the coding sequence ATTTATTTGGGCAATGTACTTTTTAAAATTGAGGTAAATGGAAATCTCGAAAAAGCTCTCGGAAAGATGAAGAGAGAGTTTAAAAAGGGTAATATCCTGAACGAGATCAAGAAAAAAAGCTTCTACGAAAAGCCAAGCGAAAAGAAAAGAAGAAAAAAAAGAGAAGCGAAACGGAAGATGCAGAAAAAATTAGCTGAACTTTCTTGA